CCACAAAGGGCCTGAAAGACCGAGGATCAGAATATTTCTGGACCTGATTAATGGTGTATTAGGCCAGGAAAGCTCAACAGATGCATTGGGAAATCTAGACAACGGTTTACTTGTTATTGAAACAGACGGTGGCATTGAAGCCGTTGACGTACTTAAAATATGCGGGGAAGGTTTCACCAAGAATTCGAAAAATGTTGCCACACACAATTTTGATGAAGTAATTGATGAAGGTCTGATTGATCTTTACTATTTCAGCCATACTAAACTTTGTGGACAATGTCAGGCCTGCGAAGTAAAAGATATTTGTGGCGGAGGATATTTGCCTCACCGTTATAGCAGTAAAAACGGATTTAATAATCCATCTATTTATTGCAAGAGTTTAATTAAACTAATAGCACATATTCAGAACGCCGTATTGGGAACTATTCCACAGGAAATCGTTTCAGAAAACAATCTGGCCTACCTGCAAGTAGATAACGTGTACACATCAGCCTTTTCGGGAGATGATTCTGAATATGCTGCATTTCTCGAATCTTATCGTAAATCTTCATTTTTGATTACAAACTAAAACATTGGGATATGATTACCGAAGGAGTTAAACTGTTTTTGAACAACAGCAGCGATATTGCTGACCGATTATATCTAAGCAGCGGTCTGCAACACATGCAAGATAGCAGTACAGATGGTTATGCTTACTATAAATACGCTGTAATACCCAAATCGCCTTGGAGTTTAGCTGCTGGATCGACAAAAAAGTATTTGGTGACACATCAAAAGCCACCTATTGAAGAGTTTAGCAAGAACATAATTATCCTTACCCTCCCTGATGAGTTGATAGATTTTGTACAAAAAGCCGGTATATCAGATTTTAAGAATAAAGAAGAAGTTTTGGCTTTCAATCAAACCCCAACTTTTATCGAGGCTAGTGAGAAATTAAAAGCTTTTGCATGTCAATATTTGTTTTCACCAAGCCGGTTTTCTTGTTATCACTTTTTTGTTGAAAAGCCAGACTTATCAGTAGTAACAATAGGAGAACGTAAAGAACGAATGGGTATGCATATTGATAACCGAGGAGGAGTAAATATTAAAGACGCCGAGCTTGCACCTAACATCTTTTTGATGAATCTTGGTCGTGAGGATCGTTATTTCATTTATATTAATCAGCCACTGGAAACGGTAAAAAAAATGATAGAAACCAAAAACGGTGCTGCACTCGATGAGTTTTCTAACGAATCTCTGCAGTATAAATTTTATCAAGCCTTCCCGGATTATCCAGTTGTTAAGATAAGAATAAAACCATTTGAATGTTATATCGCTCCGGCAGAAAATATCATTCACGATGGTTCAACTGAAGGCAACACCAATCCAAGTGTGAAATTTTTGCTGGAAGGTTATTTCTGGAGTTAAAAAACATATATATGACAACCAAAGTATTCCATGCGTCTCAGGATAGAAACCTTAAAACGATTCTCAGAAATAGGGGAATCCATGGTTTTAAGTGTGTATATGCAGCCTATGATCCTGTTATTGCCAGTTTTTTTTTAAGCAATTATGGTGGGGATTTTACATGCTCGATCGGCCGGGAAGCTGGGACAGGAATACCATTTGCATGCGAGCGTTTCCCCGGTGCATTTGAACTTAGGTATCAGGAAATAGAGGGAGTAATATATACCCTGCCCGCATATCTTTTTTCAAAAGGCTTAACCTCATGGGAAGAGGAGGTAGTATCAGAATATGATGTGCCTGTGCTTAGCGAAACTTCAATAAAAAATACCAGAGCCTTTTTATACTATCTGCAAGAGGAACGACGGATAAATATATATCGATATCCCAGCAGGCCTCAAGAAGTTCCGAAAGACAATAGTGATTTGCGAGCTCTGATTAACATGTTTAATGGGGTATTTCCTGTTGATATTTATCAGATTATACAAACACATCATACTGATATAACGGTTACACTCATCTAAAAAGTACCATTATGCGTTTACCATCCTTTTTAAAATATAAGAAATATGCTTTCACTTATCAAATGGATCATATGGATTGTGGGCCGGCATGCTTAAAAATGGTTACTGAATATTTTGGGAGAAAATACTCACTTGATTACTTTCGAGACCATTCTTTTATGTCAAAAAATGGTGCAACTCTAAAAGGTTTATGTATTGCTGCCGAAGGTGTTGGATTGATGACTACCACATTACGACTCAATTATGAGAAACTGAAAGCTAACCAGCTCTATCCTTCAATATTATTTTGGAATCAAAAACATTATGTGGTTTTATATAATATACAATCAAAAGGAAAAAAGGATAGAATTACAATATCTGATCCGAGTCATGGTATCATAAATCTTGATGAAGATACTTTCCTAAAAAGTTGGGCCACATTTCCGGATGATAAGGGAGTAATGATAGCGATGTCTCCTGGTGAAAATTTCTATAATATTCCTAATAATGACGAAGATGTTCATTATAATATACCCTTGATTTTAAAATATCTTAAGCCATTTAAAAAATTTATGCTTCAGATTTTAACCGGTATGATTTTAAGTACATTAATCAGCCTGTTATTGCCTTTTGTTACGCAATTAATGGTTGATAAAGGAATACATGCCAGAAATTTCAATCTCCTTGGCCTTATTCTATGTGCCCAGCTTGCTTTTTTTATTGGTTCTCAGGCCATCGAAAGTATGAGGAACTGGACGCTGCTTCATATTAGTAATCGAGTCAGCATAACAATTTTATCGGATTATCTTTCTAAATTAATGCGACTACCGATAAGCTTCTTTGAAAATAGAAATTTTGGTGATTTTACTCAACGTTTAAATGATCACGGTAGGATTGAACAATTTTTGACTGTATCATCTTTATCTTTAATTTTTTCATTTATTAATATTATTACCTTTTCGATAGTGCTGGGCATATACAATGTCAACTTACTATTCATATTTTTGCTTGGAGCAACTTTATCTGTTTGCTGGGCTTTTTTCTTTTCCAATGAAAGAAAGAAGATAGATTACCGTAGATTTCAGGCACTTCGGGAAAATCAAAATAACTTACTTGAGCTTATTTATGGTATTCAGGAAGTAAAGTTGAATAATAGTGAATCAACCATGCTCAGGGAGTGGAAAAAGATCCAGGTAAAATTATTTAATATCAATTTCAAAAATCTTAAGCTGGAACAATATCAATTGTTAGGTTATTCGGTCCTTAATCAGTTCAAGAATATAATCATTACTTATTATTCTGCCATTCTGGTTATGGAAAATCGGATAACATTAGGTGTGTTGCTTGGTGTTTCGTTTATTATTGGTCAATTAAACGGACCCTTAAGTCAAATAATAGACTTTATAAAAAAGTATCAGGACGCCAGATTAAGCATGGAGCGTTTGAATGAGGTTCATTGCAAAAAAAATGAAGATGATGAGCATTACAACGAGACCGTACAAAATGGCGTCTCAAAAGCTGACAGTTTAGCGGCTACTAATATCTTTGGCAACGAGGGTATCACATTTTTAAACGCCTCATTCAGGTATGGAGACCCGTCTAACCCACTCATACTTGACAATATTAATCTACATATTCCACATGGAAAAATAACGGCGATTGTTGGGGAAAGTGGTAGCGGAAAAACCACCTTATTGAAAATTCTGTTAAAAATCTATACGGTATCATCAGGGTCCGTTATGATATCTGATCAGGATATTACAAAATTGGGATCACCTGAGTGGAGGCAGAAATGTAGCGTAGTGATGCAGGATGGACACATTTTTACAGATACCATCGCTAACAATATTTCCATGCAGGGTGAGAACCTTGACGAAAGACGTTTAGAACATGCTATTCAAACCGCGAACTTAACTGATTATATAAATGGTTTGCCACTCGGTGTAAAAACTAAAATTGGCAGTAATGGTACGGGAATGAGTGGCGGACAAAAACAAAGAGTATTAATTGCCAGGGCTATATATAAAAATCCTGATTATCTGCTTTTTGATGAAGCAACCAGCGCTTTGGATGCTAATAATGAAAGTATGATTATGAACAACTTATATAAATTTTTTAAAGGAAAAACAGTAGTCATAATCGCTCACAGATTGAGTACTGTAAAAAATGCAGATCAGATCATTGTTTTGGATAAGGGGAAAATTATTGAACGAGGCACACATCATGATCTGACGCAGCAACGCAATTTCTATTTTAATTTGGTTAAGAATCAATTGGAACTATCTGCAAATTAACATTTATACCTTATGTCATCGAAAATATTAGCTACAACCAGGCAGAAAAAAGATGTCTCCGCTGAGGATAATCTCGATTTGGATAAGATCCCGCGTACTGTTAGTCCTCTGTTTATTTTTATACAGGTTCTGGTACTTATTTTAATTCTATTCGCTGTGTGGGTATTAAAGTTGCTTTGATGTTTCCCGTAGAATATACAGACAATTGTTTAATTGAATAATATATTGTTTTTGTGAGGTGTTCTCATTTTAATACCTCTATTTCAGAATGTTAATTGGTGTATTGTGTTTCTTTTTGTATTTTAAGCAAACCATAAAAGGTTTGCAAGAATGAATTTTGATTTCTATCCACAACTCATCATACGGACTCCAGCATTTTCAATTGAAAATATTTTAAATCAACAACTAACTGAGCATTTAAACAGTGACCAATTCCTAGAAGCTTTGTTTTTAGCGTCCCCTAACCTGGCAGAAAAATTTGTGTCAGATACACAAGGCCAAATAGAAGATTCGCTGTTAAATACAATAATAAAATATTATAACAGAATGAGCTTCCGCTGTACGCCATTTGGCTTGTTTGCAGGCTGTTCTGTAGTCGAGTGGGGGGAAGCAACGCATATTAATATAACAAGTAATGTAATTAGAAGAACAAGGCTTGATCGGGAGCTACTATCTAAATTAATTGATAGGATGCGTGAAGAAGAGCAAATATTTAACCATTTAATACTTTATGTAAACAATACTATTTATCGTTTAGGCGATGAGATAAGATATATTGAAACGGTACCTTCAATAGATGAGCAGAATGAATATACAATTGCAACTATTCAGGACAGTAAATTGCTGGATTTTCTATTAAAAACAATAGATTCTAATCGTAGTAGTGTAAAGGATCTGGTGCTGTGTGGGAAAAAAGCCGGATATTCAGGAACACTTATCAGAAAATCACTGAAATTTTTATTAAGTAATCAAATTGTAACAACAAACCTAAACTTGGCAATCCCTTCTGATCTCTTATTGGAGGAGTGCCGGACTTTTTTAACTAAAATTAAATTAACTCCGGTTGTCGAACATTGGCTTAAATATATAGACGAAATAAAAAAACACCTATTTCGTATAGATAAGGATAGTACACATAATAACTTGAAATATCAAGCTTTATTTAAACACTTATTAAATGCAAATTTCAATCAGCCTGTCAATAAACTTTTACAAACAGACTATATTTTGGAAGGAAGAGCAGGACGTGTCAGTTATAAAATCCAGCGTAACCTTAAAACCGCTATAAATATAATCTCCATGATCTCGGTCGCCGACCATCAAAATTA
This region of Mucilaginibacter inviolabilis genomic DNA includes:
- a CDS encoding peptidase domain-containing ABC transporter — its product is MRLPSFLKYKKYAFTYQMDHMDCGPACLKMVTEYFGRKYSLDYFRDHSFMSKNGATLKGLCIAAEGVGLMTTTLRLNYEKLKANQLYPSILFWNQKHYVVLYNIQSKGKKDRITISDPSHGIINLDEDTFLKSWATFPDDKGVMIAMSPGENFYNIPNNDEDVHYNIPLILKYLKPFKKFMLQILTGMILSTLISLLLPFVTQLMVDKGIHARNFNLLGLILCAQLAFFIGSQAIESMRNWTLLHISNRVSITILSDYLSKLMRLPISFFENRNFGDFTQRLNDHGRIEQFLTVSSLSLIFSFINIITFSIVLGIYNVNLLFIFLLGATLSVCWAFFFSNERKKIDYRRFQALRENQNNLLELIYGIQEVKLNNSESTMLREWKKIQVKLFNINFKNLKLEQYQLLGYSVLNQFKNIIITYYSAILVMENRITLGVLLGVSFIIGQLNGPLSQIIDFIKKYQDARLSMERLNEVHCKKNEDDEHYNETVQNGVSKADSLAATNIFGNEGITFLNASFRYGDPSNPLILDNINLHIPHGKITAIVGESGSGKTTLLKILLKIYTVSSGSVMISDQDITKLGSPEWRQKCSVVMQDGHIFTDTIANNISMQGENLDERRLEHAIQTANLTDYINGLPLGVKTKIGSNGTGMSGGQKQRVLIARAIYKNPDYLLFDEATSALDANNESMIMNNLYKFFKGKTVVIIAHRLSTVKNADQIIVLDKGKIIERGTHHDLTQQRNFYFNLVKNQLELSAN